The sequence GCCGATCAGCAGCAGGCCGATCCAGGCGTTGAGCCAGATTGCAGCGGCTACGCCCGCGGCAACCAACAGCCAGGGAGTCAACTTGACACGTGAGCCGAGGTTCCGGCTCCGTCTCCAGAGCAGGTGCGCCAACGGCGGGATCACGGTCAGGGCGATAATAACCGAGGCGATCAGGGCGAAAGTTTTGGTATAGGCCAGCGGTTTGAACAGCTTGCCCTCGGCCCCGGTCATCGCGAATACCGGCAGGAAACTGACCACGGTGGTGGCGACAGCGGTGGACACCGCCCCGCCCACTTCGGTGGCAGCGCGGTAGATAACCTCCAGCCTGCTTTCGTCCGGGTGGGCCTCATCCAGGTGACGGAGGATATTTTCGCAGATCACGATCCCCATATCGACCATCGTGCCGATAGCGATCGCGATCCCCGAGAGGGCCACGATATTGGCGTCGACCCCGAAATAACGCATGGCGATAAAGCAGGCCAGCACGGCCAGGGGCAGCAGTCCGCTGATCAGGAACGAGCTGCGGATATTGAGCACCAGCACCAGGATCACGATGATGCTGACCATTATCTCCTCGGAAAGCGACCGATTCAGCGTGCCGAGGGTTTCGTAGATCAGCCCCGTACGGTCGTAGAAAGGGACAATCGTGAGCTTGCTGGTGCGCCCGTCGGGCAGCACTTTGGACGGCAGCGAGGGGGCGATTTCCGCGATCATATCCTTGACGTTCTGGATCGCGGCCAGCGGGTTCTGTCCGTAGCGGACCACCACCACACCGCCCACTACTTCCGTGCCCTCCTTGTCCAGCACTCCCCGCCGGGTGGCGGGCCCCAGGCTGACATTGGCGATATCGGCCAGGCGGATCGGCACGTTGTCCACCACCTTGACCACCGCCTGGCGCAGGTCCTCGACCTGTTTGATAAACCCGATGCCGCGGACGATATACTCGACCTTGTTGATCTCGATAGTCTTGGCGCCCACATCGAGGTTGGACATCTTCACCGCCCGCACGACGTCAGCCAGGGCAACGCCCTTTTTCAGCATGGCGTCCGGGTCGACATCGACCTGGTATTCCTTGACGAACCCGCCGATCGAGGCCACCTCGCTGACGCCCTCGGCGCTCATCAGCGAGTAGCGCACTTGCCAGTCCTGGATACTGCGGAGTTCCTGGAGGTCCCAGCCGCCGGCGGGGCGGCCCTGCTTGTCACGGCCCTCGAGCGTATACCAGTAGACCTGGCCCAGCGCGGTGGCGTCGGGGCCCAGCGCGGGCTGGACATCGGCAGGCAGCGAACCGGCTGGCAGGCTGTTGAGTTTTTCCAGCACGCGCGAGCGGGACCAGTAGAACTCGGCGTCCTCGTTGAAGATGACGTAGATCGTGGAAAAGCCGAACATCGAGTAACTGCGGACAGTCCTGACCGAGGGGATACCCAGCAGGGCCACGGTCAAGGGGTAGGTGATCTGGTCCTCAACATCCTGCGGCGAGCGTCCGGTCCAGTCGGTAAACACGATCTGCTGGTTCTCGCCGATATCGGGGATAGCGTCCACGGGCACCGGGTCGCGGGGCAGAAATCCGCCGAGGTCCCAGGCGAAAGGGGCGGTCATCATACCCCCGACCACCACCAGGATTACCAGCAGGAAGGTGAACATCTTTTTTTCCAGGAACATCCGGATGAGCTTGTCGAGCAGGGATGGCTGGTCGACGTTGAACTGCTTCCCGTTACTCATCGTCGCTCAATTTCCCTTCCCGTCAGCTATGAACAATGTGTTCACCCTGTCCATGCAGCCCGGCATCATCGAGCCGTAATAGGGGTTCCTGGTCTCGGAGTCGTTCTGCAGCCACTCTGCGCCGCGGTTGTCGAACGCCATCGGGCAGTGAAACAGCACCAGCGGCTGGTCACCGTGCCCGCCGAAGTTTTTTACGGTGGCGACCATTGTGCTGCTGAGACGTTCAAACGCTTCCCGCGCGCTGGCGATATTGCCGGCGGCGGAGATGCCCTCAGCCGCGTTTTTAAGATTTTTGTGATAGCCCATCCAGGCCATGTGCTGGTCGGCCGAGAGCACGGACATTTTCACTTGCGCAAGTGCTTTCGTGAAAGAATCCGCCTCCTGGACTGCTTGCTCGTAAAGGTCGGCAGCCAGGGCCTCATGCACGGCGAAATAGGCGCTGTAGAGCGCGGCCAGGCCGTCGGTGAACTGCTCCGGTAATTTTGCCGTGTCGATCTCCGGTGCTGCTTCAACCATTGATGCGCCTTCCCGCCCTTCCATTCCGCGGCTTGTCATTGCCGAGTGATCGTGCATCCCACTGCCGGCGCCTCCTCCCTCGGGACTCATCATGCTGAGCCCGGCGGCTATCTGCACGGCCGCGTCGATCTTGAACGCACCGTTGGTCACCACTTCCTCTCCCTCGCTCAATCCCTCGCGGATGATAAAGTAATCCCCCGCCCGCGGCCCCAGCACCACTTCCCGGCCCTCGAATAACCCGTCATCACCCGGCACTCTGACATAGACCACGGCTCGTTTACCGGTAATCAGCGGCGCGGTGGCCGGGACCATCAGCGGGTTCCCGGCCGACGGGTCGGCTCGTGATTCCACGATTGCCGAGGCCAGCATTTCCGGTTTCAGTCTGCCGTCATGATTAAGAGTTACCACGCGGACATCTACGGTGCGGCTTTTAGGGTCCAGCATCGGATCGATAAAACTGATCGTACCGCTGAATTTCTCGCCGGGGAACGCCGGAGTGGTGAAAGATACTTCCTGGCCCACCTTCAGCCAGGGAAGATCCGACTCGTAGGCGTCGAACTCCACCCAGACCGTACTCAAGTCACTGACCTTGTACAAGGAGGTTCCGGTCTTGACGTACATCCCGATCATCGCGTTCTTCTCAACCACTGTGCCGCCAATCGGGGCGTAGATATTCAGGTTCGTTGTTGGTTCACCACGTTCCACAACAGCTTCGATCTGCTCCTCAGTCAGTCCGTAGAGTTCCAGCTTGCGACGGGCCGCCGTCACGGTAGTCTCAGCAGTTCGGCGAATGGAGGCCAGCGCGCTGTTGCGGAACTGCTCCTGGCCTTTGATAGCCTGCAGCAGTTCCTCCTGAGCGCTATATAATTCAGGACTGTAAAGCTCGGCCACCGGTTGACCCTTGCGCACCCGCATCCCGGTGTAGTCCACATACAGCCTGTCGATCCGGCCGCCGGCCCAGGCCGTGATATGGAACACCCGGGTCTCGTCATAGCTCACCCGGCCGGGCATGCGGATAGAGTGTGTAGCCCGCCGCCGCTCGACCTTCGCAGTCTGCACCTCGGCCAACTCGCGCGCTGTTGCGCCTAACTTGATCTGGCGAGGGCCGAGGCCTTCAGCGCCGCCGTCCGCGACGGGGATCAGGTCCATTCCGCAGATCGGGCATTTGCCCGGCTCGGGCTGGCGGACCTGGGGATGCATCGCACAGGTCCAGACAGCTGCCTGCTGCTGCCCGGCTTCCGCCGGAGCCTGCGAGGCGGCGTGGTCGTGGGCCGTCTCGCCCCCGCCTCCCCGGAGCAGGAATCCCAGCAGGAATACCGCTACCAGCAAGGCCCACAACGGGACCTTGCCGAAAATATCTCTGATTTTTCCGGGCAGTCCGTTATTCATTATCATCTACTCGCTTTTTTTGACTTGTTCAAATTCGATTCCCTTGGCTTCCATCTTCTTAATGTACTTGGCCGGAACTATCTCGAACTTCGGCCTGCACATCGGGCAGCAGAAATAAACCTTCTTCCCGTCATGTACCGAATAGAGCAGCTTGTCGATGTCGCCGCCCATCACCGGGCACTCGGTCTGCATCTTGGAGACTGTCTCCAGCTTGACACCCTGGGCCTCGAGCTTGGAGATAATTTTCGCCGGGTCTTTTTCAAACGCGGCTTTGCAGTCCGCGCAGCAGAAATAAACCCGCTTGCCGTCATGGTCGGCGTAGATTTCCTTGTCGATCTGCTTGCTCGATAGCGGGCAGGCGGTCTGGGTTTTGGCATCAACCTTTGCGTGGCTGCCGTCTCCCTCGGAGTGGTTTCCGTGCCCCTCGTGCTGAGCGAATATCGCCGGCGTAATCGCCAGCATGGCCATGATCATCGTGGTGGTCAATATGCGGGTAATCATCTTCTGTCTCCTTCCTCCCGTCAGGGAGAAGTTTACTGAGATTAATGGCGGCGGAATGTCAGTTGCCGCCCTCGGGATGGGCCTGAGCGGCCCGGTCAATGTTCAGTGTTTCGCCTGTGAGGGCTTCAATCTCGGCCACGGATTTTGCCAGTGCGGCCAGTGAGCGCTCCAGTTCGAGCTGGAAGTCCAACAGAGTGCGCTGAGCATCGAGCACGTCCAGCGCATCGGCTTTTCCCGCAGATAGTGCGGTGATCGCCGCCTCCAGGGACTGTTCGGCTTTCGGTACCAGCGTGGAGCCGTAAAGGTCAACCTTGCGGTCCGCGTCATCCAAGTCCACCACTGCTTGCTTAAGCCGTGCGCTCAGCATGTTGGTCATGTCCATTTCCTGCTGCCTGAGCGCGCCAAGCCTGCTGGCGGCCTGTTTTTCGGCCGCCTCGTACTTGCCGAAAGAAAGCGGGAGGTTGATACTGACACTGGCTATCAGCGGGTCTCTGCCGTTGTCGGCAATGTTGGGCATTTCGCTTTCGTCGGTCTGGATATAATCCAAGCCCACCATCACGTCCG is a genomic window of Candidatus Glassbacteria bacterium containing:
- a CDS encoding efflux RND transporter periplasmic adaptor subunit, which produces MNNGLPGKIRDIFGKVPLWALLVAVFLLGFLLRGGGGETAHDHAASQAPAEAGQQQAAVWTCAMHPQVRQPEPGKCPICGMDLIPVADGGAEGLGPRQIKLGATARELAEVQTAKVERRRATHSIRMPGRVSYDETRVFHITAWAGGRIDRLYVDYTGMRVRKGQPVAELYSPELYSAQEELLQAIKGQEQFRNSALASIRRTAETTVTAARRKLELYGLTEEQIEAVVERGEPTTNLNIYAPIGGTVVEKNAMIGMYVKTGTSLYKVSDLSTVWVEFDAYESDLPWLKVGQEVSFTTPAFPGEKFSGTISFIDPMLDPKSRTVDVRVVTLNHDGRLKPEMLASAIVESRADPSAGNPLMVPATAPLITGKRAVVYVRVPGDDGLFEGREVVLGPRAGDYFIIREGLSEGEEVVTNGAFKIDAAVQIAAGLSMMSPEGGGAGSGMHDHSAMTSRGMEGREGASMVEAAPEIDTAKLPEQFTDGLAALYSAYFAVHEALAADLYEQAVQEADSFTKALAQVKMSVLSADQHMAWMGYHKNLKNAAEGISAAGNIASAREAFERLSSTMVATVKNFGGHGDQPLVLFHCPMAFDNRGAEWLQNDSETRNPYYGSMMPGCMDRVNTLFIADGKGN